TCGGGACCGGGATGGGGAAGGCGATCGCGCTGCGCTACGCCAGGGAAGGCGCCCACGTGGTGGGGGCCGAGATTGACGAGGCCAGCGGCCAGCAGACCGCCGCCGAGGTCAGCGCCCACGACCGCCGCGGCCTGTTCGTCAAGACCGATATGGGCCGGCTGGCCGATATCAAGGCCATGGTCGCCAAAGCCGTGGACACCTTCGGGCAGATTGACATTCTGGTCAACAATGCCGGGGTGACCCGCAGTCTGGGCTTTTTTGACGTGACCGAAGAGGACTGGGACTGGATCC
This genomic interval from Desulfurellaceae bacterium contains the following:
- a CDS encoding SDR family NAD(P)-dependent oxidoreductase, with the translated sequence MLLKDKIAIVTGIGTGMGKAIALRYAREGAHVVGAEIDEASGQQTAAEVSAHDRRGLFVKTDMGRLADIKAMVAKAVDTFGQIDILVNNAGVTRSLGFFDVTEEDWDWIHAVNAKGVFFCMQEVAREMAKRNAGRIVNIASIAGKGFRGTSNIS